Proteins co-encoded in one Pogona vitticeps strain Pit_001003342236 chromosome 9, PviZW2.1, whole genome shotgun sequence genomic window:
- the THRAP3 gene encoding thyroid hormone receptor-associated protein 3 isoform X1, with amino-acid sequence MSKTNKSKSGSRSSRSRSGSRSRSRSFSKSRSRSRSVSRSRKRRLSSRSRSRSYSPSHNRERNHQRVYQNRDFRGHNRGYRRPYYFRGRNRGFYPWGQYNRGGYGNYRSNWQNYRQAYSPRRGRSRSRSPKRRSPSPRSRSHSRNSDKSSSDRSRRSSSSRSSSNHSRAGSSKRRSLKDKKSSSKDGRGSQAAGGDNQGDDDTKEQPFSGGAAQDAKSTEGSKPWQEVGAYGASSASRASAVSELSPKERSPALKSPLQSVVVRRRSPRPAPLQKPSPTSSNPSQLGSALQSGSSFQAGTHPFEHNLAGLSPTRKSPVSKSPTTISSLYGTSQKEDIGAAFSKRYLEEQKSENGKDKEQKLTNVEKEKMKEKGSFSEMGLADGKTKSDPYASKADPEKLYRGSQSPKRYKLRDDFEKKMAEFHKESHYGKEESEEPEKKAKGKGRKESNFDEDEDEEPKFLSKTVSASSKNQEEDRTGKWEGLVFLPKEKQRKAEEMEEDAYAEQSKKEERQAAKRADVGHRGFVPEKNFRVTTYKAGQEKGASSPPPRKASEGREKPGARGEGLAAKSSFSITRETQVNLRMDSFDEDLARPSGILAQERKLCRDLVHSNKKEQEFRSIFHHILSAQSQRSPSELFAQHIVTIVHHVREHHFGSPGMTLNERFTKYLKRAEQESAKNKSPEIHRRIDISPSSFRKHGFSQEELKSSKESSYKAESKYKDDPVDLRLDIERRKKHKEKDKRGKSRESVESRHSSHSRERSTEKTERSHKGSKKKKHRRVRERSRSSSSSSQSSHSYKAEEYPEEMEEQEESAASGFDKSRLGTKEFAGPTERGRARGTFQQFRARGRGWGRGAFSGNSNNNNSSGGGVGVGVGGVSGGGVSGGGTTADFQKRSREEDWDPEYTPKSKKYYLHDDREGEGGEKWAGRGRGRGVFPRGRGRFLYRKSSTSPKWAHDKFSGEEGEIEDDESGGENREDKEVLQSVAE; translated from the exons AtgtcaaaaacaaataaatcaaaatcAGGCTCCCGTTCTTCTCGTTCAAGATCTGGGTCTCGGTCCCGATCCCGATCTTTCTCAAAGTCTCGGTCCCGGTCTCGCTCTGTGTCACGGTCAAGAAAACGTAGGCTCAG ttCTAGGTCCCGTTCGAGATCATATTCTCCATCTCACAACAGGGAGAGGAACCACCAACGAGTCTACCAGAACCGGGATTTTCGAGGGCACAACAGGGGATATCGGAGACCTTATTACTTCCGTGGCAGGAATCGAGGTTTTTACCCATGGGGCCAGTATAACCGAGGTGGCTATGGGAATTACAGGTCCAACTGGCAAAACTACCGCCAAGCTTATAGCCCTCGGAGGGGCCGTTCCCGTTCACGGTCGCCTAAGAGGAGGTCTCCATCCCCGAGATCGAGAAGTCATTCAAGAAATTCTGACAAGTCATCCTCCGATCGATCGAGGAGGTCTTCGTCCTCTCGGTCCTCCTCCAACCACAGCAGAGCTGGGTCTTCTAAGCGCCGGTCACTGAAAGATAAGAAGTCTTCCTCCAAGGATGGCCGGGGGTCTCAGGCCGCAGGGGGAGACAACCAAGGGGATGACGACACGAAGGAGCAGCCGTTCTCTGGAGGAGCGGCCCAGGACGCCAAGTCTACAGAGGGATCAAAACCCTGGCAGGAAGTGGGCGCTTACGGCGCCAGTTCGGCCTCCAGGGCTTCTGCTGTGTCCGAGCTGAGTCCCAAAGAGCGCAGCCCGGCGCTCAAGAGTCCTCTTCAGTCCGTGGTGGTCAGGCGGCGTTCCCCCAGGCCAGCCCCACTCCAGAAGCCCAGCCCCACGTCCTCTAACCCTTCTCAGCTGGGCTCCGCTCTGCAAAGCGGCAGCTCCTTCCAGGCAGGCACGCATCCGTTTGAGCATAACCTGGCCGGCCTGAGCCCGACGAGGAAGAGCCCTGTGAGCAAAAGCCCCACAACCATAAGCTCCCTTTATGGGACGTCCCAGAAGGAGGACATCGGGGCCGCCTTCTCCAAGAG GTATTTGGAAGAGCAAAAAAGTGAGAATGggaaagataaagagcagaaactgacaaatgtggaaaaggaaaaaatgaaagagaagggAAGTTTCTCTGAGATGGGATTAGCAGATGGGAAAACAAAATCAGATCCATACGCTTCCAAAGCAGACCCAGAAAAGCTGTATCGTGGAAGTCAGTCCCCCAAGCGCTATAAACTCCGAGATGACTTTGAAAAGAAGATGGCCGAATTCCACAAGGAGAGCCACTACGGCAAAGAGGAGTCGGAGGAGCCCGAGAAGAAAGCCAAGGGCAAAGGGAGGAAAGAGTCCAATTTTGACGAGGATGAGGACGAGGAGCCCAAATTTCTCTCTAAGACAGTGTCAGCTTCCAGTAAAAACCAGGAGGAAGATCGGACGGGCAAGTGGGAAGGCCTGGTATTTTTGCCcaaagagaagcagaggaaggcAGAGGAGATGGAAGAAGATGCCTATGCGGAGCAGTCTaagaaagaggaaaggcaggCGGCCAAGAGAGCAGACGTCGGCCACCGAGGCTTTGTTCCAGAGAAGAATTTCCGAGTGACTACTTACAAAGCAGGCCAGGAGAAAGGGGCTTCGTCTCCTCCGCCACGAAAGGCCTCCGAGGGCAGAGAGAAGCCAGGTGCCCGAGGCGAGGGTTTGGCTGCCAAGTCCTCCTTTTCTATTACCCGTGAAACCCAAGTCAACCTCCGCATGGATTCCTTTGATGAGGATCTTGCACG CCCAAGTGGGATTTTGGCTCAGGAGCGCAAGCTGTGTCGTGATCTGGTGCATAGCAACAAAAAGGAGCAGGAATTTCGTTCTATTTTCCACCACATCCTATCAGCCCAGTCTCAGCGAAGCCCCTCAGAGCTTTTTGCGCAGCACATAGTGACCATTGTCCATCATGTGAGAG AGCATCACTTTGGGTCTCCAGGAATGACCTTGAATGAGCGCTTTACAAAATACTTAAAGCGAGCGGAGCAGGAATCGGCTAAGAACAAAAGCCCCGAAATCCACAG GAGGATTGACATTTCTCCAAGCTCTTTTAGAAAACATGGATTTTCGCAAGAGGAGCTCAAAAGTTCCAAAGAGTCCAGCTACAAG GCTGAAAGCAAATATAAGGATGACCCGGTTGACCTCCGCCTTGACATTGAGCGGCGTAAAAAACATAAGGAGAAGGATAAGCGAGGCAAGTCAAGGGAATCAGTGGAATCCCGTCACTCCAGTCACTCGCGGGAGAGATCAACGGAGAAAACAGAGAGGTCGCACAAAGGGTCCAAAAAGAA GAAGCACAGGCGTGTGCGAGAGCGATCCCGGTCAAGTTCTTCGTCCTCACAGTCTTCGCACTCTTATAAAGCTGAGGAATACCCAGAGGAgatggaagagcaggaggagTCGGCCGCCTCTGGGTTTGACAAATCCCGCCTTGGCACCAAGGAGTTTGCTGGCCCAACTGAAAGGGGCAGAGCCCGAGGGACCTTC CAGCAGTTCCGCGCCAGGGGCCGTGGCTGGGGAAGAGGGGCCTTTTCtggaaacagcaacaataacaacagcagcggTGGTGGTGTCGGCGTCGGCGTCGGAGGCGTCAGCGGTGGAGGCGTCAGCGGTGGTGGCACCACTGCTGACTTCCAGAAGCGAAGCCGGGAAGAGGATTGGGACCCCGAATACACACCCAAGAGCAAGAAGTACTACTTG catgaTGACCGCGAGGGCGAAGGTGGGGAGAAATGGGCTGGCCGGGGCCGGGGCCGGGGCGTCTTTCCCCGGGGCCGAGGCCGTTTCCTGTACCGGAAGTCGAGCACCAGCCCCAAATGGGCCCATGACAAGTTCAGCGGAGAGGAGGGCGAGATTGAGGACGACGAGAGCGGGGGCGAGAACCGGGAGGACAAGGAGGTCCTTCAGTCAGTGGCAGAATAA
- the THRAP3 gene encoding thyroid hormone receptor-associated protein 3 isoform X2 gives MSKTNKSKSGSRSSRSRSGSRSRSRSFSKSRSRSRSVSRSRKRRLSSRSRSRSYSPSHNRERNHQRVYQNRDFRGHNRGYRRPYYFRGRNRGFYPWGQYNRGGYGNYRSNWQNYRQAYSPRRGRSRSRSPKRRSPSPRSRSHSRNSDKSSSDRSRRSSSSRSSSNHSRAGSSKRRSLKDKKSSSKDGRGSQAAGGDNQGDDDTKEQPFSGGAAQDAKSTEGSKPWQEVGAYGASSASRASAVSELSPKERSPALKSPLQSVVVRRRSPRPAPLQKPSPTSSNPSQLGSALQSGSSFQAGTHPFEHNLAGLSPTRKSPVSKSPTTISSLYGTSQKEDIGAAFSKRYLEEQKSENGKDKEQKLTNVEKEKMKEKGSFSEMGLADGKTKSDPYASKADPEKLYRGSQSPKRYKLRDDFEKKMAEFHKESHYGKEESEEPEKKAKGKGRKESNFDEDEDEEPKFLSKTVSASSKNQEEDRTGKWEGLVFLPKEKQRKAEEMEEDAYAEQSKKEERQAAKRADVGHRGFVPEKNFRVTTYKAGQEKGASSPPPRKASEGREKPGARGEGLAAKSSFSITRETQVNLRMDSFDEDLARPSGILAQERKLCRDLVHSNKKEQEFRSIFHHILSAQSQRSPSELFAQHIVTIVHHVREHHFGSPGMTLNERFTKYLKRAEQESAKNKSPEIHRRIDISPSSFRKHGFSQEELKSSKESSYKAESKYKDDPVDLRLDIERRKKHKEKDKRGKSRESVESRHSSHSRERSTEKTERSHKGSKKKKHRRVRERSRSSSSSSQSSHSYKAEEYPEEMEEQEESAASGFDKSRLGTKEFAGPTERGRARGTFQFRARGRGWGRGAFSGNSNNNNSSGGGVGVGVGGVSGGGVSGGGTTADFQKRSREEDWDPEYTPKSKKYYLHDDREGEGGEKWAGRGRGRGVFPRGRGRFLYRKSSTSPKWAHDKFSGEEGEIEDDESGGENREDKEVLQSVAE, from the exons AtgtcaaaaacaaataaatcaaaatcAGGCTCCCGTTCTTCTCGTTCAAGATCTGGGTCTCGGTCCCGATCCCGATCTTTCTCAAAGTCTCGGTCCCGGTCTCGCTCTGTGTCACGGTCAAGAAAACGTAGGCTCAG ttCTAGGTCCCGTTCGAGATCATATTCTCCATCTCACAACAGGGAGAGGAACCACCAACGAGTCTACCAGAACCGGGATTTTCGAGGGCACAACAGGGGATATCGGAGACCTTATTACTTCCGTGGCAGGAATCGAGGTTTTTACCCATGGGGCCAGTATAACCGAGGTGGCTATGGGAATTACAGGTCCAACTGGCAAAACTACCGCCAAGCTTATAGCCCTCGGAGGGGCCGTTCCCGTTCACGGTCGCCTAAGAGGAGGTCTCCATCCCCGAGATCGAGAAGTCATTCAAGAAATTCTGACAAGTCATCCTCCGATCGATCGAGGAGGTCTTCGTCCTCTCGGTCCTCCTCCAACCACAGCAGAGCTGGGTCTTCTAAGCGCCGGTCACTGAAAGATAAGAAGTCTTCCTCCAAGGATGGCCGGGGGTCTCAGGCCGCAGGGGGAGACAACCAAGGGGATGACGACACGAAGGAGCAGCCGTTCTCTGGAGGAGCGGCCCAGGACGCCAAGTCTACAGAGGGATCAAAACCCTGGCAGGAAGTGGGCGCTTACGGCGCCAGTTCGGCCTCCAGGGCTTCTGCTGTGTCCGAGCTGAGTCCCAAAGAGCGCAGCCCGGCGCTCAAGAGTCCTCTTCAGTCCGTGGTGGTCAGGCGGCGTTCCCCCAGGCCAGCCCCACTCCAGAAGCCCAGCCCCACGTCCTCTAACCCTTCTCAGCTGGGCTCCGCTCTGCAAAGCGGCAGCTCCTTCCAGGCAGGCACGCATCCGTTTGAGCATAACCTGGCCGGCCTGAGCCCGACGAGGAAGAGCCCTGTGAGCAAAAGCCCCACAACCATAAGCTCCCTTTATGGGACGTCCCAGAAGGAGGACATCGGGGCCGCCTTCTCCAAGAG GTATTTGGAAGAGCAAAAAAGTGAGAATGggaaagataaagagcagaaactgacaaatgtggaaaaggaaaaaatgaaagagaagggAAGTTTCTCTGAGATGGGATTAGCAGATGGGAAAACAAAATCAGATCCATACGCTTCCAAAGCAGACCCAGAAAAGCTGTATCGTGGAAGTCAGTCCCCCAAGCGCTATAAACTCCGAGATGACTTTGAAAAGAAGATGGCCGAATTCCACAAGGAGAGCCACTACGGCAAAGAGGAGTCGGAGGAGCCCGAGAAGAAAGCCAAGGGCAAAGGGAGGAAAGAGTCCAATTTTGACGAGGATGAGGACGAGGAGCCCAAATTTCTCTCTAAGACAGTGTCAGCTTCCAGTAAAAACCAGGAGGAAGATCGGACGGGCAAGTGGGAAGGCCTGGTATTTTTGCCcaaagagaagcagaggaaggcAGAGGAGATGGAAGAAGATGCCTATGCGGAGCAGTCTaagaaagaggaaaggcaggCGGCCAAGAGAGCAGACGTCGGCCACCGAGGCTTTGTTCCAGAGAAGAATTTCCGAGTGACTACTTACAAAGCAGGCCAGGAGAAAGGGGCTTCGTCTCCTCCGCCACGAAAGGCCTCCGAGGGCAGAGAGAAGCCAGGTGCCCGAGGCGAGGGTTTGGCTGCCAAGTCCTCCTTTTCTATTACCCGTGAAACCCAAGTCAACCTCCGCATGGATTCCTTTGATGAGGATCTTGCACG CCCAAGTGGGATTTTGGCTCAGGAGCGCAAGCTGTGTCGTGATCTGGTGCATAGCAACAAAAAGGAGCAGGAATTTCGTTCTATTTTCCACCACATCCTATCAGCCCAGTCTCAGCGAAGCCCCTCAGAGCTTTTTGCGCAGCACATAGTGACCATTGTCCATCATGTGAGAG AGCATCACTTTGGGTCTCCAGGAATGACCTTGAATGAGCGCTTTACAAAATACTTAAAGCGAGCGGAGCAGGAATCGGCTAAGAACAAAAGCCCCGAAATCCACAG GAGGATTGACATTTCTCCAAGCTCTTTTAGAAAACATGGATTTTCGCAAGAGGAGCTCAAAAGTTCCAAAGAGTCCAGCTACAAG GCTGAAAGCAAATATAAGGATGACCCGGTTGACCTCCGCCTTGACATTGAGCGGCGTAAAAAACATAAGGAGAAGGATAAGCGAGGCAAGTCAAGGGAATCAGTGGAATCCCGTCACTCCAGTCACTCGCGGGAGAGATCAACGGAGAAAACAGAGAGGTCGCACAAAGGGTCCAAAAAGAA GAAGCACAGGCGTGTGCGAGAGCGATCCCGGTCAAGTTCTTCGTCCTCACAGTCTTCGCACTCTTATAAAGCTGAGGAATACCCAGAGGAgatggaagagcaggaggagTCGGCCGCCTCTGGGTTTGACAAATCCCGCCTTGGCACCAAGGAGTTTGCTGGCCCAACTGAAAGGGGCAGAGCCCGAGGGACCTTC CAGTTCCGCGCCAGGGGCCGTGGCTGGGGAAGAGGGGCCTTTTCtggaaacagcaacaataacaacagcagcggTGGTGGTGTCGGCGTCGGCGTCGGAGGCGTCAGCGGTGGAGGCGTCAGCGGTGGTGGCACCACTGCTGACTTCCAGAAGCGAAGCCGGGAAGAGGATTGGGACCCCGAATACACACCCAAGAGCAAGAAGTACTACTTG catgaTGACCGCGAGGGCGAAGGTGGGGAGAAATGGGCTGGCCGGGGCCGGGGCCGGGGCGTCTTTCCCCGGGGCCGAGGCCGTTTCCTGTACCGGAAGTCGAGCACCAGCCCCAAATGGGCCCATGACAAGTTCAGCGGAGAGGAGGGCGAGATTGAGGACGACGAGAGCGGGGGCGAGAACCGGGAGGACAAGGAGGTCCTTCAGTCAGTGGCAGAATAA